TGGAGGTGGCTAGTGAAGCGAACAACGGACAGGAGGCATTGGAAAGGTTGCGAGCGGGTCATTTGGATTTAGTCGTGCTGGACATTTCCCTGCCGGGTGCCAATGGCCTGGTCGTCCTGCAACAGATCAAGAACCAGTTTCCGGAGGTTCCGGTCCTAATTCTGAGCATACATGCCGAGGAGCAGTATGCTTTGCGTGCCTTGAAGGCGGGAGCAGCTGGATATCTCACCAAGGAAACCGCCCCGCAAGAATTGGTTACCGCCATTCAAAAGGTGGCTGGCGGTGGCAAGTATGTGAGTCCTTCGCTAATGGAAAAAATGGTTTCTGATTTGGGAAAGGATCTTAAGAAAGCGTTGCACGAAACCCTGTCCGACCGGGAGTTCCAGGTACTGTGCATGATCGCAACAGGCAAAGGCCTCACCGAAATCGCCGAGGATTTGGACCTGAGTGTTAAAACCGT
The Candidatus Methylomirabilota bacterium DNA segment above includes these coding regions:
- a CDS encoding response regulator transcription factor, with the protein product MIKILIIDDHAIVREGLKQILVETPDLEVASEANNGQEALERLRAGHLDLVVLDISLPGANGLVVLQQIKNQFPEVPVLILSIHAEEQYALRALKAGAAGYLTKETAPQELVTAIQKVAGGGKYVSPSLMEKMVSDLGKDLKKALHETLSDREFQVLCMIATGKGLTEIAEDLDLSVKTVSTHRTRMLKKMRLRNNAELIHYAIRNDLVK